A region from the Mesorhizobium sp. J8 genome encodes:
- a CDS encoding helix-turn-helix domain-containing protein, translated as MYAQASAKIELPSYLQSDAPVFEGPRTPVTFFPAGAEIYAQGEKAGALYQVEFGAVRIYRLLADGRRQISAFHLAGETFGFEADATHHFFAEAINATGIRVYRTPSGMDMSRQLLPLALKGLTRAQEHLLVLGRQNAIERVAAFLVEMSERQGGLRQVELPMSRNDIGDYLGLTIETVSRVFTRLKEKGVIRLLSLRSIEILKRDTLLAMGE; from the coding sequence ATGTACGCTCAAGCCTCCGCCAAGATCGAACTGCCGTCCTACCTCCAGAGCGATGCACCCGTCTTCGAAGGGCCGAGAACGCCGGTCACCTTCTTCCCGGCAGGGGCCGAAATCTACGCCCAGGGCGAAAAGGCGGGCGCTCTCTACCAGGTCGAGTTCGGCGCGGTCCGCATCTACCGCCTGCTCGCCGACGGCCGCAGGCAGATAAGCGCGTTCCACCTGGCGGGAGAAACCTTCGGTTTCGAGGCCGACGCCACACACCACTTCTTCGCTGAAGCCATCAACGCGACCGGCATCCGGGTCTATCGCACGCCCTCGGGCATGGACATGTCCCGCCAGCTCCTGCCTCTCGCCCTCAAAGGCCTGACCCGGGCGCAGGAACATCTCCTGGTGCTCGGCCGCCAGAACGCCATCGAGCGCGTCGCGGCATTCCTCGTCGAAATGTCGGAGCGCCAAGGCGGGTTGAGGCAGGTGGAGTTGCCTATGTCGCGCAACGACATCGGCGACTATCTCGGCCTCACGATCGAAACCGTCTCGCGAGTCTTCACCCGCCTGAAGGAGAAGGGCGTGATCCGTCTGCTCAGCCTTCGCAGCATCGAGATCCTCAAGCGGGACACGCTGCTGGCGATGGGGGAATGA
- a CDS encoding acetate/propionate family kinase — protein sequence MTDVILVLNGGSSSLKFAAFQGRDELHLLVRGSVSSIGERPRLHVAPTATTPPFDRSLGEQPITIDKAFEAVASYLAERGLLRRVRSVGHRIVHGGREFARATLLDGGTLDALRKLEPLAPIHQAINLELVDLASRLLLGAVQVGCFDTAFHATQPELARRYGLPHEISEQGIVSYGFHGLSYSHVASELRNRYGAAAGGKTIVAHLGSGASLCAMKAGASQATTMGFSTLDGLVMSTRCGAIDPGVLLHLLQERKLSSDELTDLLYEKSGLLGVSGISGNMQTLLASKDPAAVRAVDLFVYRVGREIGSLAAALGGLDTLVFTAGIGEHAPAIRRRICEAAAWLGVAMDDGLNHRGEGLVSAPDSCVNVLVMQADEERAVAAELLSLEPT from the coding sequence ATGACGGATGTCATTCTTGTCCTCAATGGCGGCTCATCGAGCCTGAAGTTCGCCGCCTTTCAAGGGCGCGACGAGCTTCATCTTTTGGTGCGTGGCAGCGTCTCGTCGATCGGCGAGCGGCCTCGGCTCCACGTCGCGCCCACGGCAACGACGCCGCCGTTCGACAGGAGCCTCGGCGAACAGCCGATCACCATCGACAAGGCGTTCGAAGCCGTTGCTTCCTACCTGGCGGAGCGTGGCCTGTTGCGCCGGGTGCGCAGCGTCGGGCACCGGATCGTGCATGGCGGCCGGGAGTTTGCCCGCGCGACGCTGCTCGATGGAGGCACGCTCGATGCCCTGCGCAAGCTCGAGCCGCTCGCTCCGATTCATCAGGCGATCAATCTGGAACTGGTCGACCTTGCCAGCCGCCTTCTGCTCGGTGCCGTCCAGGTCGGCTGTTTCGATACGGCCTTTCACGCCACGCAGCCCGAACTCGCAAGGCGCTACGGCCTGCCGCACGAGATATCTGAGCAAGGCATCGTGTCCTACGGTTTCCACGGGCTCTCCTACAGCCACGTCGCCAGCGAGCTCCGCAACCGTTATGGCGCCGCCGCCGGCGGCAAAACGATCGTTGCCCACCTTGGCAGCGGCGCGAGCCTTTGCGCGATGAAGGCGGGCGCAAGCCAAGCCACCACCATGGGTTTCTCGACGCTTGACGGCCTCGTCATGAGCACGCGCTGCGGGGCGATCGATCCCGGCGTCCTCCTGCACCTCCTGCAAGAGCGGAAGCTGTCGTCCGATGAGCTGACCGACTTGCTTTACGAGAAATCCGGTCTGCTCGGCGTATCCGGCATCTCCGGGAACATGCAGACGCTGCTGGCCTCGAAAGACCCGGCGGCAGTGCGCGCTGTTGATCTGTTCGTTTATCGGGTCGGGCGCGAAATCGGATCGCTGGCTGCGGCGCTGGGCGGGCTCGACACGCTGGTGTTCACAGCGGGCATCGGCGAGCATGCGCCGGCGATCCGGCGACGGATATGCGAGGCTGCCGCATGGCTGGGTGTGGCCATGGATGACGGCTTGAATCACAGAGGGGAGGGCCTTGTGAGCGCCCCGGATTCTTGCGTCAATGTGCTTGTCATGCAGGCCGACGAAGAACGCGCGGTTGCTGCGGAATTGCTCAGCCTCGAACCGACTTGA
- a CDS encoding zinc-dependent alcohol dehydrogenase family protein produces MKAMVLEKPGAPLNLVERPDPMPGPGEIRLKVEACAVCRTDLHVVDGDLPQLKLPLVPGHEIVGIVDLVGEGVSRSRLGQRVGVPWLGHTCGHCPYCTSGAENLCDQPLFTGYTRDGGFASHVVADERFAFELDAAADPVSLAPLLCAGLIGWRCLKKAGDGGRLGIYGFGAAAHIITQVAIWQGREIFAITRSGDVQAQEFARSLGVVWAGSSEELPAAELDAAIIFAPVGDLVPAALRAIRKGGRVVCGGIHMSDIPSMPYRLLWEERELVSVANLTRRDAEEFFPVARQAQVRTHSKAYPLEQANQALDDLRMGRLSGAAVLVP; encoded by the coding sequence ATGAAGGCAATGGTGCTGGAAAAGCCCGGTGCGCCTTTGAACCTCGTCGAACGTCCCGACCCAATGCCGGGGCCGGGCGAGATCAGGCTCAAAGTGGAGGCGTGCGCCGTCTGCCGCACCGATCTGCATGTCGTGGACGGCGACCTGCCGCAGCTAAAGCTGCCGCTCGTGCCGGGCCATGAAATCGTCGGCATCGTCGACCTGGTTGGCGAGGGCGTGTCGCGGTCCCGGCTTGGTCAGAGGGTGGGAGTCCCTTGGCTCGGACACACATGCGGCCACTGTCCCTATTGCACCTCCGGCGCTGAAAACCTCTGCGACCAACCGCTCTTCACCGGCTACACGCGCGACGGCGGCTTCGCGAGCCATGTCGTCGCCGACGAGCGTTTCGCTTTCGAGCTCGATGCTGCCGCGGATCCGGTGTCGCTGGCGCCGCTCCTGTGCGCGGGACTGATCGGCTGGCGGTGCCTCAAGAAAGCCGGCGACGGCGGGCGGCTGGGCATCTACGGCTTCGGCGCCGCCGCGCATATCATCACGCAGGTCGCGATCTGGCAGGGACGTGAGATCTTCGCCATCACGCGGTCCGGCGACGTTCAGGCGCAGGAATTCGCGCGCTCGCTGGGCGTCGTCTGGGCAGGATCGTCCGAAGAACTGCCCGCCGCAGAGCTTGACGCGGCGATCATCTTCGCCCCGGTCGGCGACCTGGTGCCGGCGGCGTTGCGGGCGATACGCAAGGGCGGACGGGTGGTCTGCGGCGGTATCCACATGAGCGACATTCCATCGATGCCCTACCGGCTTCTCTGGGAAGAAAGAGAATTGGTTTCAGTCGCCAATCTTACTCGCCGCGACGCGGAGGAATTCTTTCCGGTAGCGAGACAGGCGCAGGTGCGGACGCATTCAAAGGCCTATCCGCTCGAGCAGGCCAACCAGGCGCTCGACGATTTGCGGATGGGAAGGCTGAGCGGCGCCGCTGTTCTGGTGCCGTGA
- a CDS encoding potassium channel family protein, with the protein MILNLCVGTIVISLTVLIHTFGLIAITHAMARLVALFRMHGRRSRVIAMITVVMGFFAVMTTEVWLWAGIYRLLGILGDFETALYFSTITFSTVGYGDVVPAQGWRVLAALEGINGFLLIGWSTAYLIAAGTRVGPFRIGEHF; encoded by the coding sequence ATGATCCTTAATCTTTGCGTCGGTACGATCGTCATCAGTCTGACGGTCCTGATCCATACTTTCGGCCTCATCGCGATCACTCACGCGATGGCACGGCTCGTCGCGCTCTTTCGCATGCACGGGCGGCGCAGCCGGGTCATCGCCATGATCACTGTGGTTATGGGATTTTTCGCGGTCATGACGACGGAGGTCTGGCTGTGGGCCGGAATCTACAGGCTGCTTGGAATCCTGGGTGACTTCGAGACGGCGCTTTACTTCTCGACCATAACCTTCTCGACAGTCGGCTATGGAGACGTCGTTCCCGCCCAGGGCTGGCGCGTGCTGGCCGCGCTGGAGGGCATCAACGGGTTTCTGCTGATCGGCTGGTCGACCGCCTACCTTATCGCGGCCGGCACCCGTGTCGGCCCCTTCAGGATCGGCGAGCACTTCTGA
- the nirK gene encoding copper-containing nitrite reductase yields MLTRREALLGSVLTAAAVAAIGSGPVMAAAKDVAGLPREKVTLVAPPFVHAHDQVAKGGPKVVEFTVTIEEKPLVIDADGTQLNAMTYNGSIPGPLMVVHEGDYLELTLINPDTNTLAHNIDFHAATGGLGGGALTLINPGEQVTLRFKATRSGTFVYHCAPGGAMIPWHVVSGMSGAVMVLPRDGLKDDKGKPVRYDRIYYVGENDFYIPRDEQGKFKKYDSAGDNYDDTVKVMRGLIPTHVVFNGKAGSLTGENAMKAKVGETVLIVHSQANRDTRPHLIGGHGDFVWEGGKFANPPAKDMETWFVRGGSAGAALYTFRQPGVYAYVNHNLIEAVELGATAHFTVDGTWDDDLMMQVEAPKAIAS; encoded by the coding sequence ATGCTTACGAGACGCGAAGCTTTGTTGGGTTCTGTTCTGACCGCCGCCGCCGTCGCTGCCATCGGCTCTGGGCCGGTAATGGCCGCCGCCAAGGATGTGGCTGGGCTGCCCCGCGAAAAGGTGACCCTCGTCGCGCCGCCTTTCGTGCACGCCCACGACCAGGTGGCCAAGGGTGGCCCCAAGGTCGTCGAGTTCACCGTGACGATCGAGGAGAAGCCGCTGGTCATCGACGCCGACGGCACGCAGCTCAACGCCATGACCTACAACGGTTCGATCCCGGGCCCCCTCATGGTCGTGCATGAAGGTGACTATCTCGAGCTCACGCTGATCAATCCCGACACCAACACGCTCGCCCACAATATCGATTTCCATGCGGCGACCGGCGGGCTCGGCGGCGGCGCGCTGACGCTGATCAACCCGGGCGAGCAGGTGACGTTGCGCTTCAAGGCGACCAGGTCGGGCACATTCGTCTACCATTGCGCCCCTGGCGGCGCGATGATCCCGTGGCATGTCGTGTCGGGGATGAGCGGCGCGGTGATGGTCCTGCCGCGCGACGGACTGAAGGACGACAAGGGCAAGCCTGTCCGCTATGACCGCATCTACTATGTCGGCGAAAACGACTTCTATATCCCGCGCGATGAGCAGGGGAAATTCAAGAAGTACGACTCGGCCGGCGACAACTACGACGACACCGTGAAGGTGATGCGCGGCCTGATCCCGACGCATGTCGTATTCAACGGCAAGGCTGGATCGCTGACCGGCGAAAACGCGATGAAGGCCAAGGTTGGGGAAACGGTGCTGATCGTCCACTCGCAGGCCAATCGCGACACCCGTCCGCATCTGATCGGCGGCCACGGCGACTTCGTCTGGGAAGGCGGCAAGTTCGCGAACCCGCCCGCCAAGGATATGGAAACCTGGTTCGTTCGCGGCGGTTCGGCGGGCGCGGCGCTCTATACTTTCCGGCAGCCTGGCGTCTACGCCTATGTCAATCACAACCTGATCGAGGCCGTCGAGCTCGGCGCCACCGCGCACTTCACCGTCGATGGAACCTGGGACGACGATCTGATGATGCAGGTCGAGGCTCCCAAGGCGATTGCCTCGTAA
- a CDS encoding group III truncated hemoglobin: MTSKPVFPDRVRPVAEQPLARPGVDRASIGLLVREFYSGVRKDERLGPIFAREITGDWEPHLEKMTDFWCSVILKSGDYHGRPVPAHLKLKDVTEADFSIWLALFSKTASELFTPEIAAVFVERAERIAASLKLAMFFRLGSSASD, encoded by the coding sequence ATGACTTCAAAGCCGGTCTTTCCCGACAGGGTTCGCCCTGTCGCCGAACAGCCCCTGGCCCGCCCTGGCGTCGACCGGGCTTCAATTGGATTGCTGGTTCGCGAATTCTATTCCGGCGTACGAAAGGATGAGCGACTTGGACCCATCTTCGCCCGGGAAATCACTGGCGATTGGGAGCCTCATCTGGAGAAGATGACCGACTTCTGGTGCTCGGTGATATTGAAGAGCGGCGACTATCATGGACGGCCGGTGCCAGCTCACCTGAAGCTCAAGGACGTCACCGAGGCCGACTTCAGTATCTGGTTGGCCCTCTTCAGCAAGACGGCGTCCGAGCTCTTCACCCCTGAGATCGCGGCTGTCTTCGTTGAGCGGGCCGAACGGATAGCGGCAAGTCTGAAGCTTGCCATGTTCTTCCGTCTCGGCTCCTCAGCCAGTGATTAG
- a CDS encoding GNAT family N-acetyltransferase, giving the protein MKSTLITHTGFRFEVRRARSDDEPLVAEFFKHVTPEDLRFRFLGAVREVSHERLLAMTRSDDPHIHNFLAFSTDGMLIAVATLAADPADRRGEVAICIREDRKHLGVGWEFLGYIARYADDHDIETIESIESRENRAAIELEREMGFTVTTDPDDPTLVLVQRKLGAKLAR; this is encoded by the coding sequence ATGAAAAGCACGCTCATCACGCACACCGGATTTCGGTTCGAGGTGCGGCGCGCCCGGTCTGATGACGAGCCACTCGTCGCCGAGTTCTTCAAACATGTGACGCCGGAGGATTTGCGCTTCCGTTTCCTCGGGGCCGTGCGGGAAGTATCGCATGAGCGCCTGTTGGCGATGACCCGTTCCGATGATCCCCACATCCATAACTTTCTCGCCTTTTCGACCGACGGAATGCTGATCGCGGTGGCGACGCTCGCAGCCGATCCGGCCGACCGTCGCGGCGAAGTCGCCATTTGCATCCGCGAGGATCGCAAGCATCTCGGCGTCGGCTGGGAGTTTCTCGGCTATATAGCGCGTTACGCCGACGACCATGACATCGAGACCATCGAGTCGATCGAGAGCCGCGAAAACCGCGCGGCGATCGAACTCGAGCGCGAAATGGGCTTCACCGTCACGACGGATCCTGACGATCCGACGCTTGTCCTGGTTCAACGGAAGCTAGGCGCCAAGTTGGCGAGGTAA
- a CDS encoding SUMF1/EgtB/PvdO family nonheme iron enzyme has product MSFDPVFTFGTIAAAALIGLGVSNAIDGTSARSRVPAAAAELVALKPGSFEHPQPGEFLRDNHPAPAPVAKETIDAPLEIMKFQVTASDYDRCVSDGACKPADSSIVGNVPVTGVSFLDAQAYANWLSAKTDETWRLPTDVEWAYAAGERFRADIEGDGDSANPARRWLAQYRNEAALGRQADPEPRPLGAFGTNSKGVADIAGNVWEWTSTCYAHVTMSSDGVARSLGNCGVHVVEGFHRTYMSNFIRDGKSGGCAVGTPPDNLGFRLVHGRAGLLQAALRRLGLT; this is encoded by the coding sequence ATGTCCTTCGATCCTGTCTTCACATTTGGAACGATTGCGGCCGCCGCCCTCATCGGACTGGGCGTCAGCAATGCGATCGACGGGACATCCGCTCGGTCCCGGGTTCCAGCTGCGGCTGCAGAGCTGGTAGCCCTGAAGCCCGGGTCATTCGAACACCCACAGCCTGGCGAGTTCCTCAGGGACAACCATCCCGCACCCGCACCCGTGGCGAAGGAAACCATCGACGCGCCTCTGGAAATCATGAAATTCCAGGTGACCGCATCCGACTATGACCGCTGCGTTTCGGACGGCGCCTGCAAGCCTGCTGATTCAAGCATTGTCGGCAACGTTCCGGTGACGGGCGTCAGCTTCCTCGATGCGCAGGCTTACGCGAATTGGCTGTCGGCGAAAACGGACGAGACCTGGCGGCTCCCGACCGATGTGGAGTGGGCCTATGCCGCCGGCGAGCGGTTTCGGGCCGACATCGAGGGCGACGGCGACTCTGCCAATCCCGCGAGGCGATGGCTCGCCCAATATCGCAACGAGGCGGCGCTCGGCCGTCAAGCCGATCCCGAGCCTCGCCCTCTCGGGGCATTTGGGACCAATTCGAAGGGCGTTGCGGATATCGCCGGCAATGTCTGGGAATGGACATCGACCTGCTACGCTCATGTGACGATGTCCAGCGATGGCGTTGCCAGGTCGCTCGGCAATTGCGGCGTCCACGTTGTGGAAGGTTTCCACCGGACCTACATGTCGAACTTCATCCGTGACGGCAAAAGCGGCGGCTGCGCGGTCGGCACTCCGCCGGACAATCTCGGATTTCGCCTGGTCCATGGTCGCGCCGGCCTCCTGCAGGCGGCGCTTCGCCGCCTTGGCTTGACCTGA
- a CDS encoding DUF1858 domain-containing protein: protein MLQNNERPGWLGQDAGLQMRANAMKHKLNDDTTMDGIMRQTPAAIRVVLQYGMLCVGCPIATFHTVSEAAHEHELDEDRLRRDLQAAIDAGNVD, encoded by the coding sequence TTGCTTCAGAACAACGAACGTCCTGGCTGGCTCGGGCAGGATGCCGGCTTGCAAATGCGGGCCAATGCGATGAAACACAAATTGAACGACGATACGACGATGGACGGGATCATGCGCCAGACGCCGGCGGCGATCCGAGTCGTTCTCCAGTATGGGATGCTCTGCGTCGGCTGCCCGATCGCCACCTTTCACACCGTTTCAGAAGCGGCGCACGAGCATGAGCTGGACGAGGACAGGCTTCGTCGTGACCTGCAGGCGGCGATCGACGCCGGCAACGTGGACTAG
- a CDS encoding pseudoazurin has translation MKLPLIAAAIALLSLAGTANAEEHVVQMLNKGEKGSMVFQPDFVRAAPGDTIKFVPTDKTHNAEIIKGMIPDGAEAFKGKPSEEVTVTLTKEGVYGVKCAPHYGMGMVALIVVGKPVNLDAAETVKQIGKAKPVFAELFAEATKAASN, from the coding sequence ATGAAACTGCCCCTGATTGCCGCGGCGATAGCCCTGCTCTCACTTGCCGGCACTGCAAATGCCGAAGAACATGTCGTGCAGATGCTGAACAAGGGTGAGAAGGGCTCGATGGTCTTCCAGCCCGACTTCGTCCGCGCCGCTCCCGGCGACACCATCAAGTTCGTGCCGACCGACAAGACTCATAACGCCGAGATCATCAAGGGCATGATCCCGGACGGTGCCGAAGCGTTCAAGGGCAAGCCGAGCGAGGAGGTCACGGTCACCCTCACCAAGGAAGGCGTCTATGGCGTGAAGTGCGCGCCACACTACGGCATGGGTATGGTGGCGCTGATCGTCGTCGGCAAGCCCGTCAACCTGGACGCGGCCGAGACCGTCAAGCAGATCGGCAAGGCAAAACCGGTCTTCGCCGAACTGTTCGCCGAGGCGACCAAGGCCGCTTCGAACTGA
- a CDS encoding response regulator — translation MSNGAVLVVEDETMILLDLESALEEAGFEVVSAGNAADAMALFDADPAKFKALLSDIRLGPGPSGWEIARHVRQANITIPIVYISGDSAGQWGVEGVPNSIMITKPFFLPQVITAISTLLNQQTLLEPPTG, via the coding sequence ATGAGCAATGGTGCGGTTCTGGTCGTTGAAGACGAGACCATGATCTTGCTGGATTTGGAGTCGGCATTGGAAGAAGCTGGATTCGAAGTCGTGTCGGCCGGCAATGCGGCAGACGCTATGGCCCTATTCGACGCCGATCCGGCCAAGTTCAAGGCTTTGCTTTCCGACATACGCCTAGGTCCGGGCCCATCAGGATGGGAGATAGCTCGCCACGTCAGACAGGCCAACATTACTATTCCCATCGTCTACATAAGCGGCGACAGCGCCGGACAGTGGGGTGTGGAAGGCGTACCAAATAGCATCATGATAACAAAGCCGTTCTTCCTCCCACAGGTCATCACTGCAATATCGACGCTGCTCAACCAGCAGACGCTGCTCGAGCCTCCGACCGGCTAG
- a CDS encoding phosphoketolase: MTERPSVNRLSAQELHDIDAYWRAANYLTIGQIYLLDNPLLREPLRLEHVKPRLLGHWGTSPGLSFIYAHLNRVIRQRDANAIYVCGPGHGGPAIVANTYLEGTYSEINPDISLDEAGMKKLFRQFSFPGGIPSHAAPDVPGSIHEGGELGYALSHAYGAAFDNPDLIVACVVGDGEAETGPLATSWHSNKFLNPALDGAVLPILHLNGYKIANPTILARIPEDELRALFVGYGYEPLFVEGDDPASMHERMAVVLDDAFDRIRAIQEAARSGAKTVRSRPRWPMIVLRTPKGWTGPKEVDGLKTEGFWRAHQVPLSGLTENPAHLKMLEEWMRSYRPEELFDAAGSPVALIRATAPQGDRRMSANPHANGGLLRRSLDLPALHEHAVPVERPGSVKAESTRVMGSFLRDVLTLNRGSRNFRIVGPDETASNRLQDVFEVTERAWMEKILPEDVHLGREGRVLEILSEHTCQGWLEGYLLTGRHGFFSCYEAFTHIVDSMFNQHAKWLDACRKLAWRRPIASLNYLLSSHVWQQEHNGFSHQDPGFIDVALNKKADVVRVYLPADANSLLCVTDHVLRTWNRINVIVAGKANSWQWLSIDEAKVHCNAGIGIWEWASTDGGAEPDVVMACAGDVPTLETLAAVQILRRHIPDLKVRVVNIVDLMTLQPKEHHPHGLSDREFDALFTRDKPIIFAYHGYPWTIHRLTYRRTNHDDIHVRGYNEEGTTTTPFDMTVLNGLDRYHLVLGVLDRIPEPAGAHIQLKQAMEGKLIEHGTYIRDHGQDMPEILGWKWER, translated from the coding sequence ATGACCGAGCGTCCCAGCGTCAATCGCTTGTCCGCCCAGGAACTGCACGACATCGATGCCTACTGGCGCGCCGCCAACTACCTGACCATCGGGCAGATCTATCTGCTCGACAATCCGCTGCTTCGCGAGCCGCTTCGGCTGGAGCATGTCAAGCCGCGGCTACTCGGCCATTGGGGAACGTCGCCTGGGCTCAGTTTCATCTACGCGCATCTCAACCGCGTCATTCGGCAACGTGACGCCAACGCCATTTATGTTTGCGGCCCGGGCCACGGCGGACCTGCGATAGTGGCCAACACCTATCTCGAAGGCACCTACAGCGAGATCAATCCGGATATCTCGTTGGATGAAGCTGGAATGAAGAAGCTGTTTCGGCAGTTCTCGTTTCCAGGCGGCATCCCAAGCCATGCCGCTCCCGACGTGCCCGGCTCGATCCATGAAGGCGGCGAACTTGGCTATGCGCTCTCGCATGCCTATGGCGCGGCCTTCGACAACCCGGATCTTATCGTCGCCTGCGTCGTTGGCGACGGCGAGGCGGAAACCGGGCCGCTTGCAACCTCCTGGCATTCCAACAAGTTCCTCAACCCCGCGCTTGACGGCGCGGTGCTGCCGATCCTGCATCTCAACGGCTACAAGATCGCCAATCCCACAATTCTCGCCCGCATCCCCGAAGATGAGCTTCGCGCGCTGTTCGTCGGTTACGGCTACGAGCCGCTGTTCGTCGAGGGCGACGATCCGGCCTCGATGCATGAGCGAATGGCGGTCGTGCTCGACGACGCGTTCGACCGCATCCGGGCGATTCAGGAGGCGGCTCGCAGCGGCGCAAAGACTGTGCGGTCTCGGCCGAGATGGCCGATGATCGTACTGCGCACCCCGAAGGGCTGGACCGGCCCCAAGGAGGTCGACGGACTGAAGACCGAGGGGTTCTGGCGGGCCCACCAGGTTCCGCTCTCCGGCCTCACCGAGAACCCGGCGCATCTGAAGATGCTCGAGGAATGGATGAGAAGCTACCGGCCCGAAGAGCTCTTCGATGCCGCTGGCTCGCCTGTGGCCCTGATCCGCGCCACCGCGCCGCAAGGTGATAGGCGCATGAGCGCCAATCCGCATGCCAATGGCGGCCTGCTGCGCCGGTCTCTCGACCTACCCGCCCTTCATGAGCACGCCGTTCCGGTCGAGCGGCCGGGCAGCGTCAAGGCGGAGTCGACCCGCGTAATGGGCAGTTTCCTGCGCGACGTTTTGACGTTGAACCGAGGCAGCCGGAACTTCCGCATCGTCGGTCCGGACGAGACCGCGTCGAACCGGCTGCAGGACGTCTTCGAGGTTACGGAGCGCGCCTGGATGGAGAAGATATTGCCCGAGGATGTCCATCTTGGCCGAGAGGGCAGGGTGCTCGAGATTCTGTCCGAGCATACCTGTCAGGGTTGGCTGGAAGGATATTTGCTCACGGGGCGCCACGGCTTCTTCTCCTGCTACGAGGCCTTCACGCACATCGTCGATTCCATGTTCAACCAGCATGCAAAATGGCTGGATGCCTGCCGCAAGCTTGCTTGGCGGCGACCGATCGCCTCCCTGAACTATCTGTTGTCCAGCCATGTGTGGCAGCAGGAGCACAATGGCTTCAGCCATCAGGATCCAGGTTTCATCGACGTGGCGCTGAACAAAAAGGCGGATGTCGTGCGCGTCTACCTGCCGGCGGACGCCAACAGCCTGCTTTGCGTGACCGACCATGTGCTGCGGACATGGAACCGCATCAACGTGATCGTCGCCGGCAAAGCCAATTCCTGGCAGTGGCTCTCCATCGACGAGGCGAAAGTCCACTGCAACGCCGGCATCGGCATATGGGAGTGGGCGTCGACCGACGGCGGAGCCGAGCCGGATGTGGTGATGGCCTGCGCCGGCGATGTGCCGACGCTCGAGACGCTGGCTGCGGTTCAAATCCTGAGACGCCACATTCCCGACCTCAAGGTCCGGGTGGTCAACATCGTCGATCTGATGACCCTGCAGCCAAAGGAACACCATCCCCACGGCCTGTCGGATCGCGAGTTCGACGCGTTGTTCACCAGGGACAAGCCCATCATCTTCGCCTATCATGGCTATCCTTGGACCATCCATCGCCTGACCTATCGGCGGACCAACCACGACGACATTCACGTGCGCGGTTACAACGAGGAAGGGACGACGACCACGCCCTTCGACATGACCGTGCTGAATGGGCTCGACCGCTATCATCTGGTGCTCGGCGTGCTCGACCGTATTCCCGAGCCGGCCGGCGCGCATATCCAGCTGAAGCAGGCCATGGAAGGCAAGCTGATCGAGCACGGGACCTATATCCGCGATCACGGGCAGGACATGCCCGAGATACTCGGCTGGAAATGGGAACGGTAA
- a CDS encoding Crp/Fnr family transcriptional regulator, protein MASLDRSLIAGLSVLEGIAAADLDRIISQARSVRIAKDQPVFEQEQEAHSFFLLLDGHVRVVKSTPDGHEVTVRYISPGELMGIASALGRTTYPANAVAAADCVVLAWPSQLWSTFATSYPSFSANTYKVVGSRLQDAHTRVIEMSTEQVEQRVAHALLKLIKQSGKKTEQGILIDFPISRQDVAEMTGTTLHTVSRLLSAWEDQGLVKSGRQRVVVVEPHRLLVIAEGRAAKS, encoded by the coding sequence TTGGCAAGCCTTGATCGGTCGTTGATTGCCGGTCTGTCCGTCTTAGAGGGGATCGCCGCAGCGGACCTCGATCGTATCATCAGCCAGGCGAGATCCGTTCGCATTGCCAAGGATCAGCCGGTATTCGAGCAGGAACAGGAGGCACATTCATTCTTCCTCTTGCTCGACGGCCATGTGCGCGTGGTGAAGTCGACTCCGGACGGACACGAGGTGACCGTGCGATATATAAGCCCAGGCGAGTTGATGGGGATCGCCAGCGCGCTGGGCCGGACGACCTATCCGGCAAATGCCGTGGCGGCCGCCGATTGCGTGGTGCTTGCTTGGCCAAGCCAACTGTGGTCCACCTTCGCCACGAGCTACCCCAGCTTTAGCGCCAATACCTACAAGGTTGTCGGATCCAGACTCCAGGACGCCCACACGCGCGTTATCGAGATGTCCACCGAGCAGGTGGAGCAGCGCGTCGCGCACGCGTTGCTCAAGCTGATCAAGCAGTCGGGGAAAAAGACCGAACAAGGGATTCTGATCGACTTCCCGATTTCGCGCCAGGACGTCGCGGAAATGACGGGCACCACGCTCCACACGGTAAGCCGGCTGCTTTCCGCATGGGAGGACCAAGGGCTGGTCAAGAGCGGACGCCAGAGGGTCGTCGTGGTCGAGCCGCATCGGCTGCTTGTCATTGCCGAAGGCCGCGCTGCAAAAAGCTAG